From the genome of Brassica napus cultivar Da-Ae unplaced genomic scaffold, Da-Ae ScsIHWf_1008;HRSCAF=1414, whole genome shotgun sequence:
TCACATGGAGGTCGGGTGGTTCGATGAGCCACAGAACTCGAGTGGGACGTTGGGTGCTAGGCTTTCCGCTGATGCAGCTTTGATCAGGGCTCTGGTTGGGGATGCGTTGTCTCTAGCGGTTCAAAACGCTGCGTCTGCTGCGTCTGGATTGATCATAGCGTTCACTGCATGTTGGGAATTGGCGCTTATAATCTTAGTGATGCTTCCTCTGATTGGTATCAATGGTTATATTCAAGTCAAGTTCATGAAAGGATTCACCGCCGACGCTAAGGTCCGTTTAATAAAACTTATGGTTTAggtttattttgtttccttgtgGGTCAAGAAACTTATGTGGGGTGTGGATATGTGAATGCAGTCAAAGTACGAGGATGCGAGTCAGGTAGCGAACGATGCGGTGGGGAGTATTAGAACTGTTGCGTCTTTCTGTGCAGAGGAGAAGGTGATGCAGATGTATAAGAAGCAATGCGAAGGTCCGATTAAAGACGGGATAAAGCAAGGTTTCATCAGTGGATTAGGGTTtggattctccttcttcattctGTTTTGTGTCTACGCCGCAAGCTTCTACGCTGGTGCTAGACTTGTTGAAGCTGGCAGGACTACTTTCAACGATGTCTTCCAGGTAAAGTAGCTTTTTAATCTCACTTGTGCCAAATGAAGAAGAAATGGATATTGACCTCAAAATTCTTGCAGGTGTTCTTTGCATTGACAATGGCAGCGATTGGAATTTCTCAGTCGAGTTCTTTCGCACCGGATTCTAGCAAAGCTAAGGTCGCAGCTGCGTCTATCTTTGGGATCATTGATAGAAAATCGAAGATAGATTCGAGCGATGAGACAGGGACAGTCTTGGAGAACGTTAAGGGAGATATTGAACTTCGACACATAAGTTTCACTTATCCAGCAAGACCAGACATTCAAATCTTCCGCGATCTTTGCTTAACCATTCGTGCAGGAAAGGTACTACAATCTTTAGAGAAATGTTGTCACTCAAGTTTTATGAACAGTGATAAATTTAtgtcttcttgtttttttttcttttagacgGTTGCTTTGGTCGGAGAGAGTGGGTCGGGGAAGTCGACGGTGATCTCTCTGTTACAGAGATTCTACGATCCAGATTCCGGTCATATAACTCTAGACGGAATTGAGCTTAAGAAGATGCAACTGAAATGGTTGAGACAGCAAATGGGACTAGTGGGACAAGAGCCTGTCTTGTTCAACGACACCATCCGAGCCAACATTGCTTATGGCAAAGGAAGCGAAGAGGCCGCGACCGAGTCTGAGATCATAGCCGCTGCAGAACTAGCCAACGCACACAAATTCATCTCTAGCATACAACAAGTAAGggaactaaaaaaatattctgcTTTTCAAAGTTTACTTAGGACTCAAGCAATACACTTTTGAGTAGGGTTATGACACGGTGGTTGGAGAAAGAGGGATTCAGCTATCAGGAGGACAGAAACAGCGCGTGGCTATAGCACGGGCCATTGTGAAAGAGCCGAAGATATTGCTTTTGGACGAAGCAACGAGCGCTCTTGATGCAGAATCAGAACGAGTGGTCCAGGACGCACTTGACCGAGTGATGGTGAACCGAACCACGGTGGTTGTGGCTCACCGGTTATCGACTATTAAAAATGCAGACGTGATCGCCGTGGTGAAGAACGGGGTGATCGCTGAGAAAGGAACTCACGAGACGTTGATCAAAATCGAGGGTGGGGTTTATGCTTCGCTTGTGCAGCTTCACATGACTGCTTCTAACtgatatatttttcttctttttttcggGTTTATGGAAGTTTTTAAGCTATAGTTTTGAGTCACTTGAGTCAAAACTAGGGTATTATGTATTaaagattttattttgtttttgataaaatatttttgtggtTGTTATATACAAGTAACATATGTTATGGCTGTTTGTTTCACATGGCTAATGTTATGCTTTTATCAAGAAGCTTTGTAacatattttgttgttgttgtttatcTCTTTTGTGACGTAGATAAATTTATCTATTAGTCAATCAATGGACACAAAAATTGCATGTGCATTTTAGGactaatttttctaaataaatctTGTTGAAAAAAACGACCGTGACAATCGCGTTTTGTAGCTAAAAACAAAATGCGTTTGCGTGTAAGAAATGTAATCGGAGCTGAAATGGACCCGCCCCAACACTGGGTTAAAACCAGACCCGTCAATAAGAAGAGAGGCTTTTAAGTGTTGGAAGCGGAAAAGGATAAGGGGGGGCGGAGGAAGTTCATCGCCGGCGACggaattgaagaagaagaagatgggtcATGCATGCGTCTCGACATCGTCGGCTTCTTCTCTGAGGATTACAGCTGGATTCGTCTCCAATGGCTCTTCCTCTTTCGATTCTCAGAAGCTTTCCCTCCCTCTTCCTTCAAGGTCACTGTTTGTTCTTTGCGATGATATCTCAGGGGGTGGGGGCTAACTTAGGGATTTGaaggaatttctttttttttttggcttgcAGAAAGACGAACAAGTTAGTTAGCGAGAGAAAGAACTGGAAGaggtcatcatcatcatcatcatcatcatcatcatcatcatcatcatcatcatcaactcgGAAGGCTGTATACTCCGACGGCAATCTCTGGACACCTGCGCCTCCCTCTCCTCAAGGAGTTTGGTCCATAAGGTTATTATACCTTTGACTTTGAGCTTGACCATATCTTCTTCAACTGTGATTTTAGGCTAAATCTGGAATGCTTGTTGGCAGAGATGATTTACAAGTCCCTTCTTCTCCCTATTTTCCTGCCTACGCTCAAGGACCGCCTCCTATGGTTCAAGAGCGTTTCCACAGTATCATTTCCCAACTCTTCcaatatgtatttctttaactATACTcgctctctttctttctttttttttaaagcttatCAAAAAAGTCTCCACCTTTGATTAATTTGTTtcccttttatttatttattttagaggattattcgttgtggtggtgctgtGGATGATGATATGGCCAACATCATCGTTGCTCAGCTTCTTTACCTTGATGCCGTTGATCCTACTAAGGtcagattttttaattatatatgactCAATTTTATCTCTTCTTCCTCAATGATTTGCTTAGCTTGCTCCTTTATGTTGTTGGACAGGATATTGTCATGTATGTGAATTCTCCTGGTGGCTCTGTTACTGCTGGTAATATTTACACTTCCTTACCTTTTACTTTCTTTCACTTTTTTTAATCCctcttccatctctctctctctctctctctttcgtcCTCCAGGCATGGCTATCTTCGATACTATGAGGCATATCCGACCTGATGTCTCCACTGTTTGTGTTGGTCTTGCTGCTAGGTACCATCCTTTTACTCTCATCATTCTGCGTTTATGTTTTTCAGGGTCTTTTCTCAattcattgtttttttgttcattagCTGATCTTAATGCTTTTGGATACATGACCAGTTTATCATTTATGGTTTTTGGAAAACAACAAAGTCCTTTTTCCGTCTAGTTTGTATGGATTGTAATACCTTCCTCTCTTCTGTGTGTTTTGTTTATTGTATTGAACAGTATGGGAGCTTTTCTGCTTAGTGCTGGAACCAAAGGTAGTCTCCTAATCCTTTCATTCATACTAAAACATTTAGTTTTAGTCTATCCTTCTCAATATCCCAGATGAGAGCTAACCCTTTTGTCATAACTGCAGGAAAAAATACAGAGAATACCAAACTCAAGGATAATGATCCATCAGCCGCTTGGTGGAGCTCAAGGTGGCCAGACCGATATCGACATTCAGGTCATTCATCAACATCTTCATTTTTCGAATTCATTCCAGCCTTTGTCATAACTTCTTGCAGAGACTAGATTGTGTTGATATCaattttgttcttcttttaaaaaaaaaaaaactaaccggGCAAATCATTGTGTTAAGAGCAGGCAAATGAAATGCTGCACCACAAGGCCAACCTAAACGGTTACCTCGCTTACCAGACTGGTCAAAGCCTGGAGAAGATAACCAAGACACTGACCGTGATTTCTTCATGAGTGCTAAAGAGGCAAAAGATTATGGACTTATCGATGCTGTCATCATGAACCCTCTAAAGCTCTTCAGCAAC
Proteins encoded in this window:
- the LOC125595222 gene encoding ATP-dependent Clp protease proteolytic subunit 5, chloroplastic-like isoform X2, whose protein sequence is MGHACVSTSSASSLRITAGFVSNGSSSFDSQKLSLPLPSRKTNKLVSERKNWKRSSSSSSSTRKAVYSDGNLWTPAPPSPQGVWSIRDDLQVPSSPYFPAYAQGPPPMVQERFHSIISQLFQYRIIRCGGAVDDDMANIIVAQLLYLDAVDPTKDIVMYVNSPGGSVTAGMAIFDTMRHIRPDVSTVCVGLAASMGAFLLSAGTKGSLLILSFILKHLVLVYPSQYPR
- the LOC125595222 gene encoding ATP-dependent Clp protease proteolytic subunit 5, chloroplastic-like isoform X1 is translated as MGHACVSTSSASSLRITAGFVSNGSSSFDSQKLSLPLPSRKTNKLVSERKNWKRSSSSSSSSSSSSSSSSSTRKAVYSDGNLWTPAPPSPQGVWSIRDDLQVPSSPYFPAYAQGPPPMVQERFHSIISQLFQYRIIRCGGAVDDDMANIIVAQLLYLDAVDPTKDIVMYVNSPGGSVTAGMAIFDTMRHIRPDVSTVCVGLAASMGAFLLSAGTKGSLLILSFILKHLVLVYPSQYPR